In one Vigna radiata var. radiata cultivar VC1973A unplaced genomic scaffold, Vradiata_ver6 scaffold_158, whole genome shotgun sequence genomic region, the following are encoded:
- the LOC106752436 gene encoding UDP-glycosyltransferase 87A1-like, producing the protein MEFHLQPHFLVLPYPSQGHINPMINLSNILVSTNPDILVTFLVTQHYFSRTTSNAKPHNITFAAFPDLHLSADTFEATIHAVMTQMEGPLQTLLDRLHPPPTLLICDAFLSWAVALANRRKIPVAAFWTTSTAELWLQYFHLFQRNQLCRQKKLDYIPSTYWIDGSDVPLLDGKNSKILQWAMKSCEWLPKAQYLLLPSIYELESKVVDALKANLSIPIYTIGPSIPYSSVAENSRNPNNNGYMEWLDRQPPNSVLYISHGSYLSISSAQMEEIANALHDGNVRFMWVTREESPKLREICREKKMGLVVAWCDQLRVLLHHAVGGYWTHCGWNSVMEGIFSGVPFLTFPIAMDQPLISRLIVEYWKVGWRVKKDEKMEDLVTRDVIVVLLRKFMDLQSDVGSEIRRRAKELQLMVKLAISENGSSHTNIRAFLNNIVQTGAKRVQVQNA; encoded by the exons ATGGAGTTTCATCTTCAACCTCACTTCCTGGTGCTGCCATACCCATCACAGGGCCACATTAACCCCATGATCAACCTCTCCAACATCCTTGTCTCCACAAACCCCGACATCCTCGTCACCTTTCTCGTTACTCAACACTACTTTTCCCGGACCACCTCCAACGCTAAACCCCACAACATAACCTTCGCCGCCTTCCCTGACCTCCATCTCTCCGCCGACACCTTCGAAGCCACCATCCACGCCGTCATGACGCAGATGGAAGGGCCGCTCCAAACCCTCCTCGACCGCCTCCACCCACCGCCCACGCTCCTCATCTGCGACGCGTTTCTCTCGTGGGCTGTCGCCCTGGCCAACCGCCGGAAAATTCCGGTGGCCGCGTTCTGGACGACGTCCACGGCGGAGCTGTGGTTGCAGTATTTCCATCTTTTCCAACGGAACCAACTCTGTCGTCAAAAGAAATTAG ATTATATTCCATCAACCTATTGGATAGATGGATCAGATGTTCCTCTTCTGGATGGGAAGAACAGTAAAATTCTGCAATGGGCAATGAAAAGCTGTGAATGGCTTCCAAAAGCACAGTACCTTCTACTGCCTTCAATCTATGAGTTAGAATCGAAAGTGGTTGATGCCTTGAAAGCAAACCTCTCAATTCCAATATACACCATTGGTCCAAGCATACCATATTCAAGCGTTGCTGAGAACTCACGGAACCCTAATAACAATGGGTACATGGAATGGCTAGATAGGCAACCCCCAAATTCAGTTTTGTACATTTCACATGGAAGTTATCTTTCAATCTCAAGTGCTCAAATGGAGGAAATTGCCAATGCATTGCATGATGGGAATGTGAGGTTCATGTGGGTGACAAGAGAGGAGAGTCCAAAGTTGAGAGAGATTTGTAGAGAGAAGAAGATGGGGTTGGTTGTGGCATGGTGTGATCAATTGAGGGTATTGTTGCACCATGCTGTGGGGGGTTATTGGACTCATTGTGGCTGGAATTCAGTCATGGAAGGGATCTTTTCTGGGGTGCCATTTTTGACATTTCCAATTGCCATGGATCAGCCATTGATTAGTAGACTCATTGTTGAGTATTGGAAGGTTGGTTGGAGAGTGAAGAAGGATGAGAAGATGGAGGATTTGGTGACAAGAGATGTCATTGTTGTGTTGCTGAGGAAGTTCATGGATTTGCAGAGTGATGTTGGGAGTGAAATCAGGAGAAGAGCCAAGGAGCTTCAACTTATGGTTAAGCTTGCAATTTCTGAGAATGGCTCCTCTCATACTAATATCAGAGCCTTTCTCAACAACATAGTTCAAACTGGAGCAAAAAGAGTTCAAGTTCAAAACGCTTGA
- the LOC106752435 gene encoding LOB domain-containing protein 12, with the protein MGGTSPCASCKLLRRRCSKECIFAPYFPSDDPRKFAIVHKVFGASNVSKMLQELGVDQRADAVSSLVYEANARVRDPVYGCVGAISYLQNQVSQLQMQLAVAQAEILCIQMQQQEATITTQVDDQDHKSLLLSVNNNYETLPHYLNFPSSSSSSSNVFHHEPLKRESFWT; encoded by the exons ATGGGTGGTACCTCACCTTGTGCTTCTTGCAAGCTACTCAGACGTCGTTGCTCCAAGGAATGCATCTTTGCTCCTTATTTTCCTTCTGATGACCCTCGCAAGTTTGCCATTGTGCATAAGGTCTTTGGTGCTAGCAATGTCAGCAAAATGCTGCAG GAACTTGGTGTTGATCAAAGAGCAGATGCTGTGAGCAGTTTAGTTTATGAGGCAAACGCAAGAGTGAGAGATCCAGTGTATGGATGTGTAGGAGCGATATCATACCTACAAAACCAGGTTTCACAGTTGCAAATGCAACTTGCAGTGGCTCAAGCAGAGATTCTATGCATTCAGATGCAGCAACAAGAAGCTACCATAACCACACAAGTAGACGACCAAGATCACAAATCACTGCTCCTGTCTGTAAACAATAACTATGAAACTCTTCCTCACTATCTTaactttccttcttcttcttcctcctcttcaaATGTCTTCCACCATGAGCCTCTCAAGAGAGAGTCTTTTTGGACTTGA
- the LOC106752480 gene encoding uncharacterized protein LOC106752480 isoform X1, translating into MAEGSLSLSLYLSSHLTFHFIFGSFCDATIRYLESLLVSKDVKSFIEVRSSLTDFLRSESLSVIRCIASKTVHEKLLVLEFFVRAFALVGDQQSCLALRYEALVMRELKSASCRWLQVLPEEWLRFVEDAVRNGFHAVAEKACENALSCLENNDDHQPGGDMVSKNLKSIISEITRLRNCAMTSVSSRSVQVQTAEYLKRKTTEQQKSDLLKKQKRCLASTSFRNGIKRQNIRKLHEHQSLLLISKDLDGRHPNLRSNDQFD; encoded by the exons ATGGCAGAaggttctctctctctctctctgtatcTTTCCAGTCATCtaacatttcatttcatttttggCAGTTTCTGCGACGCGACCATCAGATATCTCGAATCGCTTTTAGTCTCCAAGGACGTGAAATCGTTCATCGAAGTTCGCTCCAGCTTGACGGACTTCCTCAGATCTGAATCTCTCTCCGTTATTCGCTGCATTGCCTCTAAAACCGTCCACGAGAAGCTTCTCGTTCTCGAATTCTTCGTCCGCGCTTTCGCTCTCGTTGGAGATCAACAG AGTTGTTTGGCATTGAGATACGAGGCTTTAGTAATGCGGGAACTTAAGTCCGCTAGTTGTCGGTGGCTACAAGTTTTGCCTGAGGAATGGTTAAGATTTGTTGAGGACGCGGTGCGCAACGGTTTCCACGCCGTTGCAGAGAAG GCATGTGAAAATGCTTTGTCGTGCCTTGAGAATAACGATGATCATCAGCCTGGAGGAGACATGGTTTCTAAAAACTTGAAGAGTATTATCAGTGAGATTACAAGGCTCAGGAATTGTGCAATGACTTCGGTTTCTTCACGATCTG TTCAGGTTCAGACAGCAGAGTACCTAAAAAGGAAAACAACAGAGCAGCAGAAGTCGGACTTACTCAAGAAACAAAAACGATGTCTAGCAAGCACTTCTTTCAGAAATGGAATTAAGAGACAGAATATACGGAAGTTACATGAACACCAAAGTCTCCTACTGATCAGCAAGGACTTAGATGGACGGCATCCAAATTTGAGGTCAAATGATCAATTTGACTGA
- the LOC106752480 gene encoding uncharacterized protein LOC106752480 isoform X3 codes for MAEGSLSLSLYLSSHLTFHFIFGSFCDATIRYLESLLVSKDVKSFIEVRSSLTDFLRSESLSVIRCIASKTVHEKLLVLEFFVRAFALVGDQQSCLALRYEALVMRELKSASCRWLQVLPEEWLRFVEDAVRNGFHAVAEKACENALSCLENNDDHQPGGDMVSKNLKSIISEITRLRNCAMTSVSSRSVQVQTAEYLKRKTTEQQKSDLLKKQKRCLASTSFRNGIKRQNIRKLHEHQSLLLISKDLDGRHPNLS; via the exons ATGGCAGAaggttctctctctctctctctgtatcTTTCCAGTCATCtaacatttcatttcatttttggCAGTTTCTGCGACGCGACCATCAGATATCTCGAATCGCTTTTAGTCTCCAAGGACGTGAAATCGTTCATCGAAGTTCGCTCCAGCTTGACGGACTTCCTCAGATCTGAATCTCTCTCCGTTATTCGCTGCATTGCCTCTAAAACCGTCCACGAGAAGCTTCTCGTTCTCGAATTCTTCGTCCGCGCTTTCGCTCTCGTTGGAGATCAACAG AGTTGTTTGGCATTGAGATACGAGGCTTTAGTAATGCGGGAACTTAAGTCCGCTAGTTGTCGGTGGCTACAAGTTTTGCCTGAGGAATGGTTAAGATTTGTTGAGGACGCGGTGCGCAACGGTTTCCACGCCGTTGCAGAGAAG GCATGTGAAAATGCTTTGTCGTGCCTTGAGAATAACGATGATCATCAGCCTGGAGGAGACATGGTTTCTAAAAACTTGAAGAGTATTATCAGTGAGATTACAAGGCTCAGGAATTGTGCAATGACTTCGGTTTCTTCACGATCTG TTCAGGTTCAGACAGCAGAGTACCTAAAAAGGAAAACAACAGAGCAGCAGAAGTCGGACTTACTCAAGAAACAAAAACGATGTCTAGCAAGCACTTCTTTCAGAAATGGAATTAAGAGACAGAATATACGGAAGTTACATGAACACCAAAGTCTCCTACTGATCAGCAAGGACTTAGATGGACGGCATCCAAATTTGAG TTGA
- the LOC106752480 gene encoding uncharacterized protein LOC106752480 isoform X2: MSHSDEQLSFLRSLIHGRSFCDATIRYLESLLVSKDVKSFIEVRSSLTDFLRSESLSVIRCIASKTVHEKLLVLEFFVRAFALVGDQQSCLALRYEALVMRELKSASCRWLQVLPEEWLRFVEDAVRNGFHAVAEKACENALSCLENNDDHQPGGDMVSKNLKSIISEITRLRNCAMTSVSSRSVQVQTAEYLKRKTTEQQKSDLLKKQKRCLASTSFRNGIKRQNIRKLHEHQSLLLISKDLDGRHPNLRSNDQFD; this comes from the exons ATGTCACATTCTGACGAGCAGCTCTCCTTTCTTCGCTCTCTAATCCATGGCAGAag TTTCTGCGACGCGACCATCAGATATCTCGAATCGCTTTTAGTCTCCAAGGACGTGAAATCGTTCATCGAAGTTCGCTCCAGCTTGACGGACTTCCTCAGATCTGAATCTCTCTCCGTTATTCGCTGCATTGCCTCTAAAACCGTCCACGAGAAGCTTCTCGTTCTCGAATTCTTCGTCCGCGCTTTCGCTCTCGTTGGAGATCAACAG AGTTGTTTGGCATTGAGATACGAGGCTTTAGTAATGCGGGAACTTAAGTCCGCTAGTTGTCGGTGGCTACAAGTTTTGCCTGAGGAATGGTTAAGATTTGTTGAGGACGCGGTGCGCAACGGTTTCCACGCCGTTGCAGAGAAG GCATGTGAAAATGCTTTGTCGTGCCTTGAGAATAACGATGATCATCAGCCTGGAGGAGACATGGTTTCTAAAAACTTGAAGAGTATTATCAGTGAGATTACAAGGCTCAGGAATTGTGCAATGACTTCGGTTTCTTCACGATCTG TTCAGGTTCAGACAGCAGAGTACCTAAAAAGGAAAACAACAGAGCAGCAGAAGTCGGACTTACTCAAGAAACAAAAACGATGTCTAGCAAGCACTTCTTTCAGAAATGGAATTAAGAGACAGAATATACGGAAGTTACATGAACACCAAAGTCTCCTACTGATCAGCAAGGACTTAGATGGACGGCATCCAAATTTGAGGTCAAATGATCAATTTGACTGA
- the LOC106752480 gene encoding uncharacterized protein LOC106752480 isoform X4, translating to MAEGSLSLSLYLSSHLTFHFIFGSFCDATIRYLESLLVSKDVKSFIEVRSSLTDFLRSESLSVIRCIASKTVHEKLLVLEFFVRAFALVGDQQSCLALRYEALVMRELKSASCRWLQVLPEEWLRFVEDAVRNGFHAVAEKPGGDMVSKNLKSIISEITRLRNCAMTSVSSRSVQVQTAEYLKRKTTEQQKSDLLKKQKRCLASTSFRNGIKRQNIRKLHEHQSLLLISKDLDGRHPNLRSNDQFD from the exons ATGGCAGAaggttctctctctctctctctgtatcTTTCCAGTCATCtaacatttcatttcatttttggCAGTTTCTGCGACGCGACCATCAGATATCTCGAATCGCTTTTAGTCTCCAAGGACGTGAAATCGTTCATCGAAGTTCGCTCCAGCTTGACGGACTTCCTCAGATCTGAATCTCTCTCCGTTATTCGCTGCATTGCCTCTAAAACCGTCCACGAGAAGCTTCTCGTTCTCGAATTCTTCGTCCGCGCTTTCGCTCTCGTTGGAGATCAACAG AGTTGTTTGGCATTGAGATACGAGGCTTTAGTAATGCGGGAACTTAAGTCCGCTAGTTGTCGGTGGCTACAAGTTTTGCCTGAGGAATGGTTAAGATTTGTTGAGGACGCGGTGCGCAACGGTTTCCACGCCGTTGCAGAGAAG CCTGGAGGAGACATGGTTTCTAAAAACTTGAAGAGTATTATCAGTGAGATTACAAGGCTCAGGAATTGTGCAATGACTTCGGTTTCTTCACGATCTG TTCAGGTTCAGACAGCAGAGTACCTAAAAAGGAAAACAACAGAGCAGCAGAAGTCGGACTTACTCAAGAAACAAAAACGATGTCTAGCAAGCACTTCTTTCAGAAATGGAATTAAGAGACAGAATATACGGAAGTTACATGAACACCAAAGTCTCCTACTGATCAGCAAGGACTTAGATGGACGGCATCCAAATTTGAGGTCAAATGATCAATTTGACTGA
- the LOC106752431 gene encoding uncharacterized protein LOC106752431 produces the protein MRGNIGIRIPNPTISNATRRTVVAFSSSSGFGDGGRGRGRGGSLPGSGPFNFNERAPGKPSSSEPKSDTTESPIPPDVGHGHGRGKPMPQSGLHSFSSFLSSINQPPAGRGRATVPQRESDIQPPAGRGRATVPQPPNDLGPPEPKKPIFFRREESVSPTATDGVPVDVERVNKLPGSILEVLSGLGRGKPMKQPDPEMRATEHNRHLRPPRAPGAAASDTLPEKQPIPSRDDAVRNARRFLSRGEDDGSGPGRGREFRGRGGLGRGRGRGRGRGRGMGRGGFRGRDVDERRGKRMDAEDSYATGLYVGDDAAGERLAKKFGPEIMNQLTEGFDEMARRVLPSPLEDEYLDALDINYAIEFEPEYLVEFDNPDIDEKEPIPLRDALEKMKPFLMAYEGIQSQEEWEEIMEETMARVPLLKKIVDHYSGPDRVTAKKQQEELERVAKTLPESAPSSVKQFTSRAVVSLQSNPGWGFDKKCHFMDKLVWEVSRHYK, from the exons ATGAGAGGCAATATTGGAATAAGGATCCCAAACCCCACTATTTCAAATGCCACCAGAAGAACGGTAGTtgcattttcttcatcttctggtTTTGGAGATGGCGGTCGTGGTCGTGGTCGTGGAGGCTCCCTCCCTGGTTCAGGGCCATTCAATTTCAATGAAAGAGCTCCTGGTAAGCCTAGTTCCAGTGAGCCCAAATCTGACACCACAGAGTCTCCCATTCCTCCTGATGTTGGCCATGGCCATGGCCGTGGCAAGCCAATGCCTCAGTCAGGTCTTCATTCTTTCTCATCGTTTTTATCTTCCATAAATCAGCCACCTGCTGGTCGTGGCCGAGCTACTGTGCCTCAACGTGAAAGTGATATTCAGCCACCTGCTGGTCGTGGCCGAGCTACTGTACCTCAACCTCCAAATGATTTGGGGCCACCAGAACCCAAAAAGCCCATTTTTTTCAGAAGAGAGGAAAGTGTTTCTCCAACAGCGACAGATGGTGTTCCTGTTGATGTTGAGCGTGTTAACAAACTTCCAGGTAGCATACTAGAAGTGTTGTCTGGACTTGGACGGGGGAAGCCCATGAAACAGCCAGATCCGGAAATGCGAGCTACAGAACACAACAGGCATCTTCGCCCTCCGCGAGCTCCTGGTGCAGCTGCATCCGACACTTTGCCTGAGAAACAACCAATACCAAGCCGGGATGATGCAGTGAGGAATGCACGGAGATTTTTGTCACGAGGTGAGGACGATGGAAGTGGCCCTGGAAGAGGAAGAGAATTTAGAGGGAGAGGTGGGCTTGGCAGAGGCAGGGGCAGAGGCAGAGGCAGAGGTCGAGGCATGGGAAGAGGAGGATTCAGAGGGAGGGATGTGGATGAAAGACGTGGAAAACGCATGGATGCTGAGGATTCATATGCTACAGGGCTATATGTTGGAGATGATGCAGCTGGTGAGAGATTAGCCAAAAAGTTTGGGCCAGAGATAATGAATCAGTTAACTGAAGGATTTGACGAGATGGCTCGTAGAGTTTTGCCATCGCCATTAGAGGATGAGTATTTGGATGCATTAGACATCAATTATGCA ATTGAATTTGAGCCGGAATATTTGGTGGAGTTTGATAATCCCGATATTGATGAGAAGGAACCAATTCCACTTCGGGATGCACTTGAGAAGATGAAACCATTCTTGATGGCATATGAGGGGATCCAAAGTCAGGAAGAGTGGGAG GAAATAATGGAAGAGACAATGGCACGAGTTCCATTGTTGAAAAAGATTGTTGATCACTATAGCGGACCAGACAGAGTAACTGCAAAGAAGCAACAAGAAGAATTAGAAAGAGTTGCTAAAACTCTTCCTGAAAGTGCACCATCTTCAGTGAAACAATTCACTAGCCGTGCTGTTGTCTCCCTTCAG AGTAATCCAGGCTGGGGATTTGACAAGAAATGTCATTTCATGGATAAGCTGGTTTGGGAAGTGTCTCGGCATTACAAGTAA